One uncultured Caproiciproducens sp. DNA segment encodes these proteins:
- a CDS encoding ATP-binding cassette domain-containing protein produces the protein MKITFQGITKQYKDKYALKEFITELQEGIYGLLGTNGAGKTTLINIFVGILKSDAGQVLIDGVDVRKLGVEFLARIGYLPQYPQFYKNFEVMEFLQYMCALKGISKPHGKKRAKELLEIVNLSEAHHKKIGALSGAVKTVGMMVLELSILLISSLFKTALLPFALSLAGAFGLIYWQGFFMGSEYLWAKVSNPFVLMVNREFFRKTEFVNLFGFPVPSYIMAMLAAAL, from the coding sequence ATGAAGATTACATTCCAAGGTATTACAAAACAGTATAAGGATAAATATGCCCTAAAAGAATTTATCACCGAGCTTCAGGAGGGCATATACGGCCTCTTGGGAACCAACGGTGCGGGTAAAACCACACTCATCAACATATTTGTCGGCATCCTGAAAAGTGATGCCGGTCAAGTGCTGATTGATGGCGTGGATGTTCGGAAGCTGGGCGTGGAATTTTTAGCTCGAATCGGGTATCTGCCACAGTATCCGCAGTTCTATAAAAACTTCGAGGTTATGGAGTTTTTGCAGTATATGTGCGCTCTGAAAGGTATCTCAAAGCCGCATGGAAAGAAGCGAGCCAAAGAGCTTTTGGAGATTGTAAATTTGAGTGAAGCGCACCATAAAAAAATTGGTGCGCTCTCCGGGGCAGTTAAGACCGTGGGGATGATGGTGCTTGAACTTAGTATCCTGCTGATATCTAGTCTATTCAAAACCGCCTTGCTTCCCTTTGCACTTAGCCTTGCGGGCGCTTTTGGACTGATTTACTGGCAGGGATTTTTTATGGGATCAGAGTATCTGTGGGCAAAGGTTTCAAATCCCTTTGTGCTTATGGTAAATCGTGAGTTTTTCCGCAAGACGGAGTTTGTAAACCTGTTTGGCTTCCCTGTACCAAGCTATATTATGGCAATGCTTGCAGCGGCGCTTTGA
- a CDS encoding M56 family metallopeptidase: MKDDNILRTLNRIKDDLSIRKYVPIKVCACIKTPMMVGLLHPVVLLPQVSFSQDELVHTKRKDLWYKVLMMATLAIHWFNPVIHLAVRSVLNLCEISCDEEVLRGIGAKGRARYGESVIATVRNSSAYKTALSTNFYSGANGMKKRIYALMDMANKRFSPVLFLAVLVVTMCGTIAFALSPTMPAVPESREQQPNQRIMADTEPNHVDTTAPTDTPNMEQGDPENQSTNDSSLPPNELIRTYEHTPVEPSQEQAYDSEQPVLMKDNPY, from the coding sequence TTGAAAGATGATAACATATTGAGAACCTTGAATCGTATCAAGGATGACCTGAGTATCCGCAAGTATGTTCCTATAAAGGTTTGTGCCTGTATTAAAACGCCAATGATGGTCGGATTGCTTCATCCTGTGGTGTTGCTGCCGCAAGTTAGTTTTTCTCAGGATGAGCTTGTGCACACGAAGAGAAAAGATTTGTGGTACAAAGTCTTGATGATGGCTACCCTCGCCATCCATTGGTTTAACCCAGTAATCCATCTTGCCGTAAGATCGGTTCTGAATCTATGTGAAATCTCTTGTGATGAGGAAGTATTACGAGGAATTGGAGCAAAAGGACGCGCACGATATGGAGAATCTGTTATTGCTACGGTACGAAACAGCAGCGCTTACAAAACAGCTCTGTCCACAAATTTTTACAGCGGAGCAAATGGCATGAAAAAGCGTATCTATGCCCTGATGGACATGGCTAATAAGCGCTTCTCGCCAGTATTGTTTCTTGCCGTTTTGGTTGTCACCATGTGCGGAACCATTGCCTTTGCTTTATCGCCTACTATGCCCGCTGTTCCCGAAAGCAGAGAACAACAGCCCAATCAAAGGATTATGGCTGATACAGAACCGAATCATGTGGATACCACTGCCCCGACCGATACTCCTAATATGGAACAAGGCGATCCGGAAAATCAAAGCACCAATGACAGCAGCTTACCTCCAAATGAACTTATTCGCACCTATGAACATACCCCTGTGGAACCATCCCAAGAGCAGGCCTATGATTCAGAGCAACCGGTGTTGATGAAAGATAACCCTTATTGA
- a CDS encoding M56 family metallopeptidase — protein sequence MRELFSIYLQNSLQLSVIIMLMLFVSPILAHRYSAKCRYYLWTVVFAALLLPIRANIKLTLPEFLQAAVPQGTTKTVIDDAAANAAANWDWLQYAALLWIAGSAAFLIWHLFSHLRFLSAVKRWSERFER from the coding sequence ATGCGAGAGCTATTTTCTATCTATCTTCAGAATTCCCTGCAACTTTCTGTAATCATCATGCTGATGCTGTTCGTTTCTCCGATATTGGCACATCGGTATTCAGCCAAATGCCGCTATTACTTATGGACAGTTGTTTTTGCAGCATTACTTCTCCCGATTAGGGCGAACATAAAACTAACCTTGCCGGAGTTCTTACAAGCGGCTGTACCGCAGGGTACAACGAAAACTGTTATCGATGACGCCGCTGCCAATGCTGCAGCGAATTGGGATTGGCTCCAATATGCAGCATTGCTTTGGATTGCAGGTTCGGCCGCTTTCTTAATCTGGCATCTGTTTTCACACTTGCGTTTTTTATCCGCAGTAAAGCGCTGGAGCGAAAGATTTGAAAGATGA
- a CDS encoding BlaI/MecI/CopY family transcriptional regulator, with protein MKSMKKLPDAEFEVMKTIWENEPPITTNVLMEQLGNEKGWKLQTLIALLLRLVDRGFLRTEKNSKERTYYPLVDKEQYLKFETSSFIERFHNRSIVSLVDTLYDGKELKASDLDELSKWLKKRGE; from the coding sequence ATGAAAAGCATGAAGAAACTTCCCGATGCGGAATTTGAAGTGATGAAAACCATATGGGAGAATGAACCTCCCATTACAACGAACGTTTTGATGGAACAGTTGGGCAATGAAAAGGGATGGAAGCTGCAAACACTGATTGCGCTTTTACTTCGATTGGTAGACCGGGGATTTTTGCGAACTGAAAAAAACAGCAAGGAGCGCACATATTATCCTTTGGTAGATAAGGAGCAATACTTGAAATTTGAAACCAGCAGCTTTATAGAGCGATTTCATAACCGATCCATCGTCAGTCTTGTGGATACTTTGTACGATGGAAAGGAATTGAAAGCATCGGATTTGGATGAGCTGTCAAAATGGTTGAAAAAGCGGGGTGAGTAA
- the vanR gene encoding VanR-ABDEGLN family response regulator transcription factor, whose product MDTNILVVDDEQAIADLIEVYLKNESFTVHKFYNGRDALACVESEKLELAILDVMLPDIDGFTLCQKIRENHNFPIIMLTAKEEEVDKITGLTLGADDYITKPFQPLELVARVKAQLRRFTRYNSAEPLREEIVIEFSGLVLNKDTHVCTLNEKPLALTPTEFSILWVLGSNRGRVVSSEELFKEVWGDKYFSNSNNTVMVHIRHLREKIHDSAEHSKYIKTVWGVGYKIEN is encoded by the coding sequence ATGGACACCAATATTTTAGTTGTAGATGATGAACAGGCCATAGCCGATTTGATTGAAGTATATCTGAAAAACGAAAGTTTCACAGTACATAAGTTTTATAATGGACGGGATGCGTTAGCATGCGTTGAATCGGAAAAACTGGAGCTTGCAATACTCGATGTCATGCTGCCGGACATTGACGGCTTTACTCTCTGCCAGAAGATCAGGGAAAATCACAATTTCCCCATTATCATGCTGACGGCGAAAGAAGAAGAAGTCGATAAAATTACCGGATTGACACTCGGTGCGGACGATTACATTACAAAACCGTTTCAGCCCTTGGAGCTTGTGGCCCGCGTCAAAGCACAGCTCCGCAGGTTTACCAGATATAATTCTGCAGAGCCGTTGCGCGAGGAAATAGTGATCGAGTTTTCCGGCCTGGTTTTGAATAAGGATACTCATGTATGTACATTAAATGAGAAGCCGCTTGCCCTTACTCCCACGGAGTTTTCCATTCTATGGGTGCTGGGTTCCAATCGGGGGCGCGTGGTAAGTTCAGAAGAGTTGTTTAAAGAGGTATGGGGCGACAAATATTTCAGCAACAGCAATAACACGGTGATGGTTCATATACGTCATCTGAGAGAAAAGATACACGATTCCGCAGAGCATTCCAAATATATTAAAACGGTATGGGGGGTTGGCTATAAAATTGAAAACTAG
- the vanS gene encoding vancomycin resistance histidine kinase VanS, translated as MKLKTREKQKKNYSKLERKVITHMFLILLAATVIVILLRELVRGHFATWLVEFLENTFYLSDSDAYAIYNFTLKKNMLPISIVAIIICMIILSRFAVSRFSNYFNEISAGLNRLVEESAEEITLSPELDTMEKKLNQVRIALEKKTRDAKDAEQRKNDLVVYLAHDIKTPLTSVIGYLSLLDEAPDMPPEQRAKYIGITLEKAYRLEDLINEFFEITRFNLESIVLSKSKINLLLMLQQMADEFYPMLTPQGKQAIVHVSEDLTLLGDADKLARVFNNILKNAIAYSYENSVIDISAVRQGDNVVITFTNKGNPIPPQKLDTIFEKFYRLDSSRSTNTGGAGLGLAIAKEIVTVHGGTITAESNPEHTVFTVKLPS; from the coding sequence ATAAAATTGAAAACTAGGGAAAAACAAAAAAAAAACTATTCAAAATTGGAAAGAAAAGTCATAACACACATGTTCTTAATTCTTTTGGCCGCTACTGTGATTGTTATTCTTTTGCGCGAACTGGTTCGTGGACATTTTGCAACTTGGCTTGTTGAGTTTCTGGAAAATACGTTTTATCTTTCCGACAGCGATGCCTACGCAATTTATAATTTTACACTTAAAAAAAATATGTTGCCGATTAGTATTGTTGCTATTATTATTTGTATGATTATTCTTTCCCGTTTTGCAGTCTCACGGTTTTCAAATTACTTTAACGAAATCAGCGCTGGCTTGAATCGACTTGTTGAGGAATCAGCTGAAGAAATTACGCTGTCACCCGAACTTGATACGATGGAAAAAAAGCTGAATCAAGTCAGAATTGCGCTTGAAAAAAAGACACGCGATGCGAAGGATGCCGAGCAGCGCAAAAACGATCTCGTTGTCTATCTGGCACATGACATTAAAACGCCACTGACTTCCGTAATTGGTTATCTGAGCCTTTTGGATGAAGCACCCGATATGCCTCCGGAACAGCGGGCAAAATATATTGGGATTACCCTTGAAAAAGCATACAGGCTAGAAGATTTGATTAATGAATTTTTTGAAATTACAAGGTTTAATCTGGAATCTATTGTTTTAAGCAAGAGTAAAATCAATTTGCTCCTGATGCTTCAGCAGATGGCGGACGAGTTTTACCCCATGCTCACGCCGCAGGGCAAGCAGGCTATTGTTCATGTGTCGGAAGACCTTACTCTGTTGGGCGATGCGGACAAGCTTGCCCGTGTGTTCAACAATATTCTGAAAAACGCGATTGCCTACAGCTATGAAAACAGTGTGATTGATATTTCCGCTGTCCGGCAGGGGGATAATGTCGTGATTACATTCACCAACAAAGGTAATCCAATTCCTCCGCAGAAGCTGGATACTATTTTTGAAAAATTCTATCGTTTAGATTCCTCTCGCTCCACGAATACCGGCGGAGCAGGATTAGGATTGGCAATTGCCAAAGAAATTGTCACGGTGCACGGCGGAACGATTACGGCGGAAAGTAATCCGGAGCACACCGTCTTTACGGTAAAACTTCCGTCATAA
- a CDS encoding D-alanyl-D-alanine carboxypeptidase, translating into MVRQAKKKKSKFWIIVLMIVVIVLVYKLIIALNGKSLFGKIGGDKAGPVPSLTAASDSDVSIPIDNLHSPNAILVRLDDHTILMHKKSEQKIYPASLTKIMTTIVAIESLPDLQKKIELPNSMFQGLYKADASMAGFQPNEKVKAIDLLYGVMLPSGAECCIGLADHIAGSEQDFVVKMNQKAEELGMSNTHFTNSTGLQDNNHYTTVKDLSILLSYALQNNTFRDVFTAAHYSTASTNKHPNGITFNSTMFKNIENPVINGGKILGGKTGYTDEAGLCLASLAQKEGKEYVLVTAGARGNHQSEQYNIDDAYEVYNKLGKN; encoded by the coding sequence ATAGTGCGACAGGCAAAAAAGAAGAAATCAAAATTTTGGATCATCGTATTGATGATTGTCGTTATTGTTCTCGTTTACAAATTGATCATTGCTCTTAATGGAAAATCATTGTTTGGAAAAATCGGCGGCGATAAAGCCGGGCCAGTTCCATCATTAACGGCAGCATCTGATTCAGATGTTTCTATACCCATTGACAACCTTCACAGTCCCAATGCAATTCTGGTTCGTCTAGATGACCATACCATCCTGATGCACAAAAAGAGCGAGCAAAAAATTTACCCGGCGTCTTTGACCAAAATAATGACGACAATCGTTGCAATAGAGAGTTTGCCTGATTTACAGAAAAAAATTGAACTTCCCAATTCCATGTTTCAGGGACTGTACAAAGCAGATGCGTCAATGGCAGGATTTCAACCCAATGAAAAAGTCAAGGCAATCGATTTGCTATACGGGGTCATGCTGCCGAGCGGGGCGGAGTGCTGTATTGGGCTTGCAGATCATATTGCGGGATCGGAGCAAGATTTCGTTGTAAAAATGAATCAAAAAGCAGAGGAGCTCGGTATGAGCAACACGCATTTTACCAATTCAACAGGACTTCAAGACAATAATCACTACACGACAGTGAAGGATCTGTCAATACTTCTGAGCTACGCGTTGCAAAACAACACATTTCGGGATGTTTTTACTGCTGCACATTATTCCACGGCATCCACCAACAAACATCCAAACGGCATTACGTTTAATAGCACAATGTTCAAAAACATAGAAAATCCAGTCATCAACGGCGGAAAAATCTTAGGTGGAAAGACCGGATATACCGATGAGGCCGGGCTATGTCTCGCAAGCCTTGCTCAAAAAGAAGGAAAAGAGTATGTGCTTGTAACGGCTGGTGCCAGAGGGAATCACCAGTCGGAGCAATACAATATTGATGATGCGTACGAAGTGTATAACAAATTAGGAAAAAATTAA
- a CDS encoding VanZ family protein, translating to MVYQCRKTGIKISPWHIALGFVFALILAVMLDFTGIPSIRFIANNGTITHQGLHIPMDEINLIPFHSLAADARPYLENILLFVPFGFLLPLIWEQYHPFRKTMLAGLSFSFVIEFSQLFDRRITDIDDLLMNTLGTLVGWLLWQIMKKCFSRIYEKISIKNTERGKLPFLLRHEAVFYMISAFFGMLFLYSPLL from the coding sequence TTGGTTTATCAGTGCAGGAAAACCGGAATTAAAATTTCGCCATGGCATATTGCTCTCGGTTTTGTCTTTGCGCTTATACTGGCTGTTATGCTGGATTTTACGGGGATTCCGTCCATTCGGTTCATTGCAAATAATGGGACAATCACGCATCAAGGGTTACACATTCCAATGGACGAAATCAACTTGATCCCATTCCATTCCCTTGCGGCGGACGCCCGCCCGTATCTGGAAAATATATTACTTTTTGTACCTTTTGGTTTCTTACTTCCGCTTATATGGGAGCAATACCATCCTTTTAGGAAAACAATGCTAGCGGGTCTTTCCTTTTCTTTCGTCATAGAGTTCAGCCAGTTGTTCGACCGCAGGATTACAGATATCGATGACCTGCTTATGAATACACTTGGAACACTGGTCGGGTGGTTGCTTTGGCAGATAATGAAAAAGTGTTTTTCTAGAATCTACGAAAAGATTTCTATTAAAAATACTGAGCGTGGAAAGCTACCCTTCCTATTACGCCACGAAGCAGTTTTCTATATGATCAGTGCATTTTTTGGTATGTTATTTCTTTATAGTCCATTGCTTTAG
- a CDS encoding recombinase family protein — MEQVKNAWIYCHIDAPEDSHGVLKDHRQQLLDYADQIGFNVVGTSQDLADGLNLNRIGLNEVMEAAKAGQIDVVVIHSKICISRDGSKVNVYINCLHNCGVKLYSPLEGEILQQ, encoded by the coding sequence ATGGAACAAGTAAAAAATGCGTGGATCTACTGCCATATTGATGCGCCGGAAGATTCGCATGGAGTCTTGAAAGATCATAGACAACAGCTCCTTGATTATGCTGATCAGATTGGCTTTAACGTTGTCGGTACCTCTCAAGATTTAGCCGACGGACTGAACTTGAATCGTATTGGCTTAAACGAGGTGATGGAGGCAGCCAAAGCCGGACAGATTGATGTTGTAGTTATCCATTCCAAAATCTGCATTAGCCGTGATGGAAGTAAAGTAAATGTCTATATCAACTGCCTGCATAATTGCGGCGTAAAACTGTATTCGCCTTTAGAGGGCGAAATCTTACAGCAATAA
- a CDS encoding helix-turn-helix domain-containing protein yields MKNTAIIFEGYPDVVEVEDLRQMLGGISRKLAYKLLAENEIRSVRVGRAYKIPKVCVINYLIGEEMCLIKIS; encoded by the coding sequence ATGAAGAATACTGCTATTATTTTTGAAGGATACCCCGATGTAGTCGAGGTTGAAGATCTCCGACAAATGCTCGGAGGCATCAGCCGTAAGTTGGCCTATAAACTTCTTGCAGAAAATGAAATCCGGAGCGTTCGCGTTGGACGCGCATATAAGATTCCAAAAGTCTGCGTCATTAATTATCTTATCGGAGAAGAAATGTGTCTTATCAAGATTTCTTGA
- a CDS encoding tyrosine-type recombinase/integrase — translation MITGCLQVKNETYYAVLYLKVDGKRKPKWISTGLPIKGTSERKADKAFDQIRLDYEKALEEKERKDAEEKAHEESVGKKRNPEAEILFVDYLQSWLKMIKPTVAKSTHKSYRNMVDGRIDRYFRELNVTLGEITPQQIQDFYQIIFDEGFTPNTVIHYHAVIRKALQNAVKKEIIENNAADKIDKPKKNIYQAQYYTADEIMTLFDAVSDDPLEICVKIAAYYGLRRSEVLGLKWDAISFQNKTISIKHKVIEDEVDGKFVTIGEDVLKTKSSFRTLPLLPTVERLLLAEKEKQEMYRKLFKKSYCRDYLEYICLDQTGKLMRPNYVTEHFAWIISKFDLKKIRFHDLRHTCASLLLANGISMKQIQIWLGHSTFATTADIYSHLDFSAQIESGEVMDGMYDRHDEAATDAKSDKKEKGLQHF, via the coding sequence ATAATAACAGGCTGCCTACAAGTAAAAAATGAAACCTATTACGCCGTTTTATATTTAAAGGTCGATGGGAAAAGAAAACCTAAGTGGATTTCAACAGGACTTCCGATTAAAGGCACCAGCGAGAGAAAGGCCGATAAAGCATTTGACCAAATTCGCTTAGACTATGAAAAAGCTTTAGAGGAAAAAGAACGAAAAGACGCTGAAGAAAAAGCGCATGAGGAATCCGTGGGTAAAAAAAGAAATCCCGAAGCAGAGATTTTATTTGTCGATTATCTTCAAAGCTGGCTTAAGATGATAAAACCTACAGTGGCTAAATCAACACATAAGAGCTACCGCAATATGGTGGATGGCCGCATTGACAGGTACTTCCGAGAACTGAATGTTACATTAGGTGAGATCACCCCACAGCAGATACAAGATTTCTATCAAATCATTTTTGATGAGGGATTCACACCAAACACAGTAATCCATTATCATGCTGTCATCCGTAAGGCCTTGCAGAATGCCGTGAAGAAAGAAATTATTGAGAACAACGCTGCTGATAAGATAGATAAACCCAAAAAGAATATCTATCAAGCCCAGTATTATACGGCAGATGAAATAATGACGCTGTTCGATGCGGTGTCTGATGACCCACTGGAAATTTGTGTGAAAATTGCAGCATACTACGGGCTGCGCAGAAGCGAGGTTCTCGGTTTGAAATGGGATGCCATCAGTTTCCAAAACAAGACCATTTCAATCAAACACAAGGTCATTGAAGATGAAGTCGATGGAAAGTTTGTGACTATAGGTGAGGACGTACTGAAAACAAAATCCAGCTTCCGAACCTTGCCATTACTACCAACAGTTGAGCGGCTCCTGCTTGCAGAAAAAGAAAAGCAGGAAATGTACAGGAAGCTCTTCAAAAAATCCTATTGCCGAGATTATCTCGAATATATCTGCTTGGATCAGACCGGAAAGCTCATGCGACCTAACTATGTGACAGAACACTTTGCTTGGATAATCAGCAAGTTCGATCTTAAAAAAATCCGCTTTCATGACCTTAGACACACTTGCGCCAGTTTACTTCTGGCAAACGGAATTTCAATGAAACAAATCCAGATATGGTTAGGGCATAGCACCTTTGCTACAACCGCAGACATTTATTCACATCTTGACTTCTCTGCACAGATTGAATCCGGCGAGGTTATGGATGGAATGTATGACAGGCATGATGAGGCTGCCACAGATGCTAAGAGTGACAAAAAGGAAAAGGGCTTGCAGCACTTTTGA
- a CDS encoding helix-turn-helix domain-containing protein has product MATDYSHLLDEYPEVISQDQLYRICHISKRKATWLLENGYIPCQDTGKKTRRFKIQITDVIEYLTRLEDSPECLLTPPGIFSSGIKYRPRHRAEVQLDADKFMEMLKKKWGSFPDALTVVDVIKLTGYCQTTISEWLSKEKLFGVWYRNKYLIPKDYLIEYMATKAHRIHQKSKKHMNLIQQWQVGQTPT; this is encoded by the coding sequence ATGGCAACTGACTACTCTCACCTCCTGGATGAATATCCGGAGGTAATAAGCCAAGATCAGCTTTATAGAATCTGCCACATTAGTAAACGAAAAGCTACATGGCTCTTAGAGAATGGATATATTCCCTGTCAGGATACAGGCAAAAAGACTCGTAGATTTAAAATCCAAATAACGGATGTGATAGAATACCTTACCCGCTTAGAAGATTCTCCAGAGTGCCTGCTGACACCTCCTGGAATTTTTTCAAGCGGAATAAAATATAGACCAAGGCATCGGGCAGAGGTTCAATTAGATGCAGATAAATTTATGGAGATGCTGAAGAAAAAGTGGGGCAGCTTTCCGGATGCTCTCACCGTGGTCGATGTTATAAAACTGACGGGCTACTGCCAAACCACAATATCAGAATGGCTATCCAAAGAAAAATTATTCGGAGTGTGGTACCGCAACAAATATTTGATACCAAAGGACTACCTGATCGAATACATGGCAACTAAAGCTCACCGCATTCATCAGAAATCAAAGAAGCATATGAACTTGATACAACAGTGGCAAGTTGGACAGACACCGACTTAA
- a CDS encoding ATP-binding protein, producing the protein MKYSIEIGKIVEGALKHDQVKVLNYTKQLIQKLEEDQETRAANKFSKILTAQNEATLTAMGMNKEMSVPVDSESRTTMADVIYPHENNIEVILSKSNSDKLNSFILSYKNADKLNSMGIGVSNTLLLYGPPGCGKTKCAYLIAKELQLPLVIARLDSLISSYLGTTAKNIRTLFEFAQKTPCVLFLDEFDAIAKARDDSNELGELKRVVNSLLQNVDSMSGDSLLLAATNHEKLLDSAVWRRFDYKLEIELPDSEALIKMIKLFTNGADNFNDKELQALSTAFKGLSGANVEEIVKKALRNSIIHGVRFTKSSIYEELFIFQKILPQNCDNERMIQRIKAKYLRECDEKIFSFQIIADILGVSKSFISTLVKEGDE; encoded by the coding sequence ATGAAGTACTCGATTGAAATAGGTAAAATAGTTGAGGGAGCTTTGAAGCATGATCAAGTCAAGGTTCTCAACTATACAAAGCAGCTTATACAAAAGCTTGAAGAAGATCAGGAAACCCGAGCTGCAAATAAATTTAGTAAAATATTGACTGCACAGAATGAAGCAACGCTTACAGCAATGGGAATGAACAAGGAAATGAGTGTTCCTGTCGATTCTGAATCGCGAACTACTATGGCTGATGTTATTTATCCTCATGAAAATAATATTGAGGTTATTTTATCTAAAAGTAATTCAGACAAACTAAATTCCTTTATTTTGAGTTACAAAAATGCAGACAAACTGAACTCTATGGGAATCGGAGTGTCGAATACGCTATTATTATATGGGCCTCCCGGCTGCGGGAAAACGAAATGCGCCTACTTAATTGCAAAGGAATTGCAATTACCATTAGTCATTGCCCGATTGGATAGTTTGATTTCATCCTATTTGGGAACTACCGCAAAAAACATACGCACTCTCTTCGAATTTGCACAAAAAACCCCTTGCGTTTTGTTTCTTGATGAGTTTGATGCTATTGCAAAGGCGCGTGATGACAGTAATGAGTTAGGCGAGCTCAAAAGAGTTGTTAATAGCTTGCTTCAGAATGTTGATTCCATGAGTGGAGATAGTCTTCTTTTAGCCGCAACGAATCATGAAAAGTTGCTTGATTCAGCAGTTTGGAGGCGCTTTGATTATAAATTGGAAATTGAATTGCCTGATTCTGAAGCTCTTATTAAAATGATAAAGTTATTTACCAACGGGGCAGATAATTTCAATGATAAAGAACTACAAGCATTGTCTACAGCATTTAAAGGATTGAGTGGCGCTAATGTTGAAGAAATTGTAAAAAAGGCACTTCGAAATTCTATTATCCACGGGGTAAGATTTACAAAATCAAGTATTTATGAGGAACTTTTTATTTTTCAAAAAATACTTCCTCAAAACTGTGATAACGAAAGAATGATCCAACGAATCAAGGCTAAATATTTGCGAGAATGCGACGAAAAAATATTCAGTTTTCAGATTATAGCTGATATTTTGGGCGTTTCAAAATCATTCATATCAACATTAGTAAAGGAAGGTGATGAATAA